The Halomonas binhaiensis nucleotide sequence ATACCCCCAAGCCCAAGCCACGCCCCAAGCGTCCGTCGGGAAAGAAAGGCAATTCGCACAAAGGCAAACAGGGTCCTAAGGGCAAGAAGCGCTGATCAAGCTGCTCCCACACCTTCCTCGATAAGCGGTCAGCGAAGTCGCGTCAGCAACCCATCCAATATCCCGAACACCATGGTCCGGATGCGCATCCACCGAGGTCTGCGCATCCACTCCTCCAGGGTGATTTCCTGACTCACCTGAAATTTTTGCTCGAACAATTGCTGCACCTCGGCAGCGAGAAGAACGCTCTCGATCTCCTGGTTGGCCTCCAGGTTCCAGTGCAGGCTCCAGTGATCGAAGTTGCAGGAACCAAGGCTGACCCAGTCATCGGCCAACACAAACTTGGCGTGAATGAAGCATGGCTGATATTCATAGATACGTACTCCCGCTCGCAAGAGTCCCGTGAAGAAACGCTGGCTGGCATAACGAATGCCAGGGTGGTCATGGCTCTGCCCTGGCAGCAACAGGCGCACATCACCCCCCCTTCTGGCAGCGCTTCGCAAGCGCCGGCGCAGGCTGCGGGTCGGAGCGAAGTATGGTGTGCATAGCCACAGGCGGCGTTTGGCAGAAGAACTTCGCACCAGCAAGGAATAGCGGATGGCCTGAAAGCGATAGCCCTGCCCCCAGATGACTCTCCCTCGCACCCCGCTAACCGACCCCGGGGAAGATGGCCGCGGAGTTATCCGTGGCGCCTGCTCTCCTCCTCGCGTCAGCGGTGACTCCCAGACCTTCAGGAACAACCTCACCCAATCCGCAACCACGGGTCCTTCGATACGTATCGCGACTTCGAACCAGGAATTGAGAAACGCATCCACTGCACCGAACCCTCCGGTGAAGGCAATACGCTGATCCACTACCACCAGCTTACGATGATCACGGCTGATATTACGCGTGAGATTCCAACCCAGAGGATTGAAGTCACGCAACCACACTCCATTATCAGTGAGACGCTGCCTGTCGGCCGCGGACAGCCCCATGGAACCGAAGCCATCCAGCACCAGATAAACATCGACGCCACGATGAGAGGCCGAGACCAAAGCGTCAATCACACGGTTGGCCAGCACACCGGACTCCATCAGATACAGTTCGATCAGCAGGCTTTCCCTAGCCCCTTCCACGGCTTCCAGCAACGCAGGCATGAAGCGCCTTGCCTCCGGCAGCAACGTGACGTCATTCCCTTCCTGCCAAACCCCTCTCTCCCTCCGGGTTCTCATGCCGTCGGCTCCTTTTACTGATCAGCCGCTCATGTGTTCCTAAGAAATCGCTGAATAAATCAGCAGTGTTTCCCTGATGCTGCCGAGGTCACTTACGACCGCTATACTGGCGACACTTGATGCCTGTTCAGACTGCTTCCACGGATGGACTCTTATGCTTGACCTGATTCGCACTTCACTTTTCCATCCGCTACGGTCTCCACTACGCCACCTGTTAGCGGCATGGACGGAAGTGCGTCTCTCCGAACCCGCTCCGCAAGCACTCGGCCTCGATGCCACATTGCCCACCATCTATGTGCTGCCACGCCCTGCGCTGAGCGATGCGCTGCTGCTGGAAGCATTCACCCGCCAGCATCACCTTCCGCCAGCCAAGGGTAGACTAGAGCTGGATAATCTCAGTGTACCGTGCTGCATGGCATTGCCTGCACCGCGTTCGCGCTGGTGGCCCGGAAGCAAGGCCGCAGAAGCCCCTTTCGCGGAACTGATCGAAAGAGGCATCGATGTCCAGCTGGTACCTGTCAGTGTGTTCTGGGGCAGGGCTCCGGGCAAGAATTTCGGTTTCTGGCAGCTACTTGCCGCTGATAGCTGGCAGCTCACCGGACGCCTGCGCCGTGCACTTTCCGTACTGGTCAATGGTCGCGATGTGGAAATTCAGTGGGGAGCGCCATTGAGGCTCACGGAACTGAGCAAGAATGACGCTGGCACGTTGGATCCCGCTCGAACCCACCGCAAGGTGGCACGTTTGCTGAGGGTCCACTTTCGCCGCGTCAAGACCCGCGTGCTGGGACCTGACCTGTCCCACCGCCGCACCCTGATTCAAGGTGTGATATCCAGCCCTGCCGTGCATCAGGCGATTGCCGAGACTCATGCAGCAGGCAATGGCTCACGTCGTACCGATCTCTCTCGGCTCAAGCGACGTGCCGCACGCTATGGCAATGAAATCGCATCCAGCATGACCTATCCCGTTCTGCGCTTTCTTGCCGGCATATTACGTAGACTGTGGAATCGTCTGTACGACGGCGTCGAGGTAACCGGATTGGACAAGGTCAAGGCACTGGCCGGAGACCACACCTTGATCTATGTGCCCTGTCACCGCAGCCATATCGATTACCTGCTGCTCTCCTACGTGCTCTATCGGGATGGCCTGATGCCACCGCATATCGCAGCAGGACGTAATCTCGATATGCCGCTGGTAGGCCCGCTGCTACGCCGTGGTGGCGCCTTCTTCCTGCGTCGCAGCTTTCGTGACAACCGCCTGTACGGCGCAGTATTCACCGAGTACCTGCACCGCCTCCTTGCGCGAGGCTACCCTATGGAATACTTCATCGAGGGTGGGCGCTCACGCAGTGGACGCATGCTTCCCCCTCGCCCCGGCATGCTAGCCATGACGCTGCGCTCCTTTCTGCGTAGCCAGCAGGAGCACGCTCAACCGATGGTCTTCGTACCCATCTATATCGGTTATGAGCGTATCCTGGAGAATGCCAGCTACCAACGTGAGCTGGGTGGAGGCCGCAAGCGCAAGGAAACGCCACTGGCCCTGATCAGAACGCTTGGTCGCCTGCGCGAGCCTTATGGACGTGTATCCGTCAATATCGGAGAGCCGCTGGACATCGCCACATTCCTCGACGACAGCCATCCTGGCTGGCGCGATATTCCTCCCCCATCTGCCGATGACAAGGCCGACTGGTTCAAGCAAGCCATACCGACGCTAGGTGACACCATCATCAAGCGGATCAATGCCGTAGCGGCACTCAACCCCGTCAACCTGGTCGGCCTGGCATTGCTGGCCACACCGCATCGTGCTCTGGAAGTCTCGACGCTACGCAGCCAGCTCGACATTCTGAAGGCCATGGCCCTTCTGACCCCCGGTTCAACCTTGCCGGAAGGCTCAGCAGCAGAGTGGATCGAGCATGTCATGCAGCTGGACATGATCGAACAGCGACGTCAGACACTGGGGGACATTGTCACAGCCAATGCCCAACAGGCTGCTCTGCTGGGATGGTACCGGAACAATGTGCTGCACCTGTTTGCCTTGCCAGCCCTGGTGGCATTTGCCTTGTCCAACGACACTTCCCACGACGGTGGCTGGTACCGGCTTGATGACCTGGAAACCTTGCTGGCACCGCTGTGGCCGATACTGGCCCGGGAACTGTCGGTGTCGACAGGCAATGATCTGCGCGCTCAGATTGCCGGCATTCTCAATACGCTGGTCGAGCTTGAGCTCGTCGATGAAAGCGTGGCGGGATACATGCCGATGGATGGCCTGCAGGAACGGGAGTCCCTGCACCTGCTTGGCGGCATGATCCAGCCATCTCTGGAACGCAATACCCTGCTGCTGGAAGTGTTGCTGGAAGCAACACCCGGCACCCTGAAGCGTGATGAGTTGTGTGAACGTGCCCGGGGACTCGCCGAGCGCCTGGCGGTACTGACCGGGCGCGAAGCGCCGGAGTTCTTTGACGCACGCCTGTTCGAAGGGCTGGTCGACAGCCTGGTCAAGGAAGGCTGGGTATGGATGGCAGAAGAGCGCTTGATGTTCGACGAACACCTGCGTGAAACAACACAGCGAGTTGCATACCTGCTGGACCCGGCATTACGTCAGCGCCTGGCGCTGATCCACCATGGAGGAGATGCTGGCAATTCGGCGGATCAAACACCCGTCAGTGACTGATGCACGTAGATATCATATCGACTGGTCTTCTCTTCCAGCTGGTGACGAGGTTCAGGCCCGTCGATGGGAGGCGCCTTGCGCGGACGCTTGACCACTACCCGATGTGTCGCGACATCCAGTGCAGCTTCGAGCAACCGAGGGGCATCATCATCCGTCCCGGCCAGCTCTCGAAACAGGCGCATTTCCTTCTTCACCAGCGCGGACTTGTCGCGGTGAGGGAACATGGGGTCCAGATGGATGACCTGAGGCGCGAAACCACTGGCTTCGACCAAGGCTGACAGGTGTTGCGTGCTGTCACCATGCCTCAGTTGCATGCGAGCAACGATCTCGGCTATCTCTGGATCAGTGGCTGCCCGCATCAAACCGTCTTCGAGCAAGGCAGCAATGGCTGCTACGCGCTCGATCATCAGCACCTCCGCCCCTAACGTAGCCAGCACGAAAGCATCACGCCCCAACCCAGCAGTGGCATCGACAACCGAAGGAGTCACTCCCTTGGCCAGGCCGCAGGCCCGAGCCACCAATTGCCCCCGTCCGCCGCCAAAACGACGTCGGTGCGCAGAACGTCCAGCAACGAAGTCGACCCATAACGGGTTGCCATAGACCTTGCTATCGCCTCCCAGCACCAGGCGCCCTTCAGCGTCACGCGCCAGGCTCAAGCCAGCCTGAGGATCAGGATCAATGGAAAAACGCTGGGCCAGCTCTCCCAGCCCCTCACCCAGAGCAACTCTCATCGTGCTTTCTTCCAGGCCACCTGATCACGCAGATAGACCGGTTGGACATCGTGGGGGCACTGAATGTCACCCGCGTCGAAAGCATCCGCAGCCAGCACCGCCATATCGGCAGCAGCAGGATCGACATCCGTTAGACACAACCCCAGCCCTGCCTGTACCTCTGCCGGCATGGCATCCCACAGCGACCACCCAGAGCCCAGCCCGACCCAGTCGTGGTCGTCATGTCCCTTGGGGAATTTCAGCCGCTCTGGCGGCAACACAGCCTCTTCCATCAACGCCACAGGGCGGTTTTCACGAATATGCCACGCCGCGGCATAAACCTCGTTCATGCGTGCATCCAGCGCAGTGAACAGATAGCGATACTGATGGCGCAGGAAACCACCCAGGGCAAGCGCCTGCAAGGTAGAGACACCAATCAACGGGCGTCCCAGTCCATAAGCCAGCCCCTGGGCAACTCCTGCCGCAATACGCAATCCGGTGAATGAGCCCGGCCCACGTCCATAGCACACAGCATCCAGTTCGGATGCCTTGACCCCTGCCTCAGCCAGGACTTCATCAATCATCGGCATCAGCTTGCGAGTATGCTCTCGTGGTGTCAGCTCGAAACGCGAGATGATCTCGTCATCGCCATTCTGGCGACGCAGCAATGCGGCGGAACAGGCGCTGGAGGAAGCATCCATAGCCAGAATCAGGGACATGTCGGAAACCCCAGAAAATCAAATGTGGGCGCATTATAAATGACTCTGGCCCGCCAGGGCGGGCCAGATGAGGACACAATTGAGGCTAGAACACTCGTCTGTGCCTCAGCCTTCCAGAGCGTTCAGCACCTGCTGTGTGATAGCCTCGACACTGCCGACGCCTTCCACACGATGGTAGCTCGGTGCATTGGCCTGATCCTTTGCCGCCCAGTCCTTGTAGTAGCCGACAAGCGGTTCGGTCTGCTCGTGATATACCGACAGACGATGACGTACAGTACTTTCCTGGTCGTCTTCGCGCTGGATCAGTGCCTCACCAGTGACATCATCCTTGCCATCTTCCTTCGGCGGATTGTGCTCGACATGATAGACGCGACCGGAAGCCGGGTGGCAACGACGCCCTGCCATACGGCTGACGATTTCCTCATCATCCACGGCAATCTCCAGCACATGATCAATCTTCACTCCGCCATCCTTCATGGCGTCGGCCTGTGGAATCGTGCGCGGAAAACCATCGAACAGGAAGCCCTTGGCACAATCCGGCTGAGCAATGCGCTCCTTGACCAGGGCAATGATGATGTCATCGGACACCAGCCCACCAGTGGTCATGATTTCCTTGACCTGCAGACCCAGCTCAGAACCTTCCTTGACTGCGGCGCGCAGCATATCCCCGGTAGAAATCTGGGGAATACCGTAACGTTCGCAGATGAACTTGGCTTGGGTACCCTTGCCGGCACCAGGGGCGCCCAACAGGATCAAACGCATTAGTGTTACTCCTATGAATGTCAGAAATATGAATGACAGAAATGAGTCAATGAAGAAATGAGATTTGGCGAACGATACCCGGGCCAGGGGGCCGACACAACCAACGAAGCGCTGTGACCACCACCAAATATTTCCCAATCACATTAATATCATACAGTTATAAAAAATATTGCACTTTGGTCCCGACTGCATATCTCAAGTCCTGTCTGGTACCAAACAAGGCATCAGACAGGGCTGCCAGCAAGACCGGGCCATAAGGCAACAAATAGAAACGGCGCCTTGCGGCGCCGCTTCTACAGCTATTGCCCGAACAGCAATCGGCTAGCCACTCGAGGTATCACAGCAACAGACGACGGACATCGCCCAGCAGTTGTCCCAGCAGAGTGGTAAAGCGCGCTGCGTCGGCGCCATTGACCGCACGGTGATCGTAGGACAGGCACAGCGGCATCATCAGGCGCGGCTGGAAGGCTGTACCATCCCATACCGGCTTCATGGAAGCCTTGGATACCCCGAGGATACCCACCTCCGGCGGATTGACGATCGGTGTGAACGCCGTACCGCCGATAGAGCCCAGGCTGGAGATGGTGAAACAACCACCCGTCATCTCTTCGCGCTTGAGCTTCTTGGTCTGTGCCTTCTTGGCCAGCTCCACAGACTCCTTGGCCAGGTCGATCAGCGACTTTTGATCCGCATTGCGGATCACCGGCACCATCAAGCCATCCGGGGTATCCACTGCGATACCGATGTGGATGTACTTCTTGTGCACCATGGTCTCGCCGTCGGCCTTGAGGCTGACGTTGAACTGCGGATACTTCTGCAGTGCATAGGCACAAGCCTTGATCATGAACGGCAGCGGTGTCAGCTTGGCGCCCTGGGCTTCTGCCTCGGCCTTCATCGACTTGCGGAAGGCTTCCAGCTCGGTGATGTCAGCTTCATCGAATTGCGTCACATGGGGGATGTTGACCCAACTGCGATGCAGGTTCATCGCGCCCATCTTGAGCAGGCGGCCCATGGGCTTCTCTTCTACTTCACCGAACTGGCTGAAGTCCTGGTCAGGAATCGGCGGGATGCCGTTACCACCACTTGCCGCAGCTGCAGCAGGCTTGGCTGCACCAGACATCACCTGTTTGACGTAGTTCTGCACGTCATCCTTGATCACCCGGCCCTTGGGACCTGTCGGAGTGACCAGACTGAGGTCGACACCAAGCTCGCGAGCCAGCATGCGAACGGCGGGACCTGCATGGACATTCTTGCTCGGCTTACCGGTCGCTTCGGCAGGTGCCGGTGCAACCGCTTGAGCCGCGGCCTGTTGAGGTGCTGCTGCCTGCTGAGGTGCCGCTGCCTGCTGAGGTGCCGCGGACTTCTTCACGACACTCCCAGCGACTTCGATATAACCGATCAGATCGCCTTCGGAAACCGTGTCACCTTCCTTGACGGACAGCTCGACCACCTTGCCCTTGAAGGGGCTCGGTACATCCATGGAAGCCTTGTCGGACTCCAAAGTGATCAGGGCGTCTTCGACATCGACTTCATCGCCAACGGCGACAGCCATCTCGATGATCGGTACATCGCTGGAGCCGGACAGATCCGGCACCCGGATTTCCTGGCGGCCGCCAGCAACTTCCTCGACCTCTTCCTCGGCCGCCGGCGCCTCTGCCGGAGCAGCAGGGGCAGCCGCTTCAGGAGCCGACGCAGGTGCTGATTCAGCCGCTGCGCCACCACTGACTTCCATGCTGCCGATCAGATCGCCCTCGGAAACCGTATCGCCTTCCTTGATTGCCAGACTGATCAGCTTGCCGGCATGGGGACTAGGGACATCCATGGAGGCCTTGTCGGACTCCAGAGTGATCAGGGTATCTTCCGCCCCGACCTCGTCGCCCACACTGACCGGTACCTCGATGATTTCCACATCGCTGGAGCCGCCCAGGTCAGGCACGCGAATCTCGACAGTCTGACTAGCAACCGGAGCTGCTTCGGCAGGAGCCGGCGCAGGCTCGGCAGCTGGAGCGGCAGGAGCCGCTGCAGGTTCCGGCTCGGCCTGGGATTGTGATTCAGCAGTCGCGCCTTCGACTTCCAGCTCGACGATGTCATCACCTTCGGAAACCTTGTCGCCTTCGGAGATCAGCACCTTGACGACCTTGCCGCCCTTGGGCGCAGGCACGTCCATGCTGGCCTTGTCGGACTCCAGGGTGATCAGGGTGTCTTCCGGGGCGATGACATCGCCAACTGACACCGCGACTTCGATGACTTCCACATCGGTATCACCACCGATGTCGGGAACTTTGATGATTTCGCTACTCAAGGTCGCGCTCCTTCAAACTCTTGACGGGGGCGAGCCCTCGGGGGCTCGCCATGCCACGGGATCTCGGCGCCTCACACCTCAAGCGGGTTCGGCTTGTTCGGATCGATAGCGTACTTCTTGAGGGCTTCGGCCACGACCTTGCGATCTATCTCGCCACGATCGGCCAACGCCTTGAGCGCTGCCACGGTGACGTAGTAACGATCCACTTCGAAGAACGCACGCAGCTTCTCGCGGGTATCGGAGCGACCATAGCCATCGGTACCCAGCACGTGGTAATCAGTCGGCACCCATGCACGCACCTGGTCAGCATACAGCTTCATGTAATCCGTAGAAGCGATGGCCGGTCCCTTGCGTCCTTCCAGACACTTGGTAACGTGCGGCTTGCCAGGCTCAGCTTCAGGGTTGATGAAGGCCTGACGATCCAACCCCAGAGCCTCACGGCGCAGCTCGTTGAAGCTGGTGACGCTCCAGATATCGGAACCGACGCCCCACTCCTCGGCCAGCATAACAGCGGCAGCCTCGACCTCACGCAGAATGGTGCCGGAGCCCAGCAGCTGGACGTGGCCATTCTTGCCTTCGGTTTCGCGGAGCAGGTACATGCCCTTGATGATATCCTCGGCAGGGATATTCTCCAGCTCAGGATGCTCGTAGTTCTCGTTCATCACTGTCAGGTAGTAGAAGCAGTTTTCCTTGTCGGAGAACATGCGCTTCAGACCATCCTGCACGATGACAGCAACCTCATGGGCATAGGTCGGATCGTAGGTACGGCAGTTCGGAATCATTGCCGCCTGCAGCAGACTGTGGCCATCCTGGTGTTGCAGACCTTCGCCATTCAGCGTGGTACGACCGGCAGTACCGCCGACCAGGAAACCGCGCGCCTGCAGATCACCTGCCGCCCAGGCCAGGTCACCGATACGCTGGAAGCCGAACATCGAGTAGTAGATGTAGAACGGCAACAGTGTGCAGTTGTTGTTCGCGTACGATGTCGCCGCCGCCATCCAGGCGGACATGGCGCCCGCTTCGGTGATGCCTTCCTCGAGGATCTGACCCTTCTGGTCCTCGCGGTAGAACATGATCTGGCCTTTGTCGACGGGTTCGTACTTCTGGCCTTCGGAGGTGTAGATACCCAACTGGCGGAACATGCCTTCCATACCGAAGGTACGCGCCTCGTCCGGGATGATCGGAACCACCTGCTTGCCGATCTTCTTGTCCTTCACCAGGCCGTTGAGGACACGCACAAAGGCCATGGTGGTGGAAATCTCACGACCCTTCGAGCCGCTGGTCTGGGAAGCGAAGGTCTTGTCGTCGAGAGGCGGAATTTCCAGTGCCTCGAAGTCGCTACGGCGCTGCGGCAGATAGCCACCCAGACGCTCGCGCTGGAGGTGCATGTACTTCATTTCCGGGGAATCATCCTCCGGCTTGTAGTACGGCACATCCTTGAGCTGCTCATCGGAAATCGGGATGCCGAAGCGATCGCGGAAGCGCCTGAGCGCTTCGTATTCCATAGTCTTGACCTGGTGCGCTTCGTTGGCGGCCTCACCATCGCCACCACCCATACCGTAGCCCTTGACGGTATGCGCCAGAATTACGGTCGGACGGCCATTGGCATTGGTCGTTGCCTCATGATAGGCCGCGTAGACCTTGAACGGATCGTGGCCACCACGGTTAAGCTTCCAGATGTCCTCGTCGGACATGTCCTTGACCAGCTCAGCAGTCTCCGGGTACTTGCCGAAGAAATGCTCGCGAGTGTACGCGCCGCCATTGGCCTTGTAGTTCTGGTAGTCGCCGTCGACCGCCTCGTCCATGCGCTTCTGCAGGATACCTTTCTTGTCCTTCTCGAACAGCGGATCCCATAGACGTCCCCAGGTGACCTTGAGCACGTTCCAGCCAGCGCCACGGAACACACCTTCGAGCTCATCCATGATGCGCGAGTTGCCGCGTACCGGACCATCCAGACGCTGCAGGTTGCAGTTGATGACGAAGATCAGGTTATCGAGCTTCTCGCGGCTGGCCAGGTGGATGGCGCCCAGAGATTCCGGCTCATCGCACTCACCATCGCCCATGAAGCACCAGATCTTGCGATCCTGCATATCATGCAGTTCACGAGAATGCAGGTACTTCATCACGTGAGCCTGATAGATGGCCTGAATCGGTCCCAGCCCCATGGATACCGTCGGGAACTGCCAGAAATCAGGCATCAGCCACGGATGCGGATAGGAGGACAAGCCATCGCCATCGACTTCCTGACGGTACTTGTCCATCTGCTCCTTGGTCAGGCGACCTTCAAGGAAAGCACGAGCGTAGATGCCAGGAGCCACGTGACCCTGGATATACACCAGATCGCCTTCGAAATCGCCGTTCGGAGCACGGAAGAAGTGGTTGAAGCCCACATCGTACAACGTCGCGGAGGACATGAAGCTCGCGATATGCCCACCAAGTCCAGGATTCGCACGGTTGTTGCGAATGACCTGGGCGATCGCGTTGTAGCGAATCAGTGAACGGATGCGACGCTCCATGAAGAGATCGCCCGGCATCGGGGCTTCACGGTGCACCGGGATAGTATTGCGATGCGGTGTCGTAACCGAGAAGGGAACCTGCATGCCATCACGGCGATAGCGGTCGGCCAGCCGCGTCATCAGGTAACGGGCGCGGTCCTCGCCCTCGCGATCCAGTACCGATTCCAGGGCGTCCAGCCATTCCTGGGTTTCGACCGGATCGAAGTCTTCTCTTGAACCAAGACTCATAGAACGTCTCTCCGAATGACGATGTGGGGGTCATTTGCCCCGCGATCGAGGCCAATGAGCGAGCGGAGAAAGGATCAGACTCTCATACCGCTGCGCAACGTCAGGCATGTAGTAATTTTACGAGATTTTCGTATCTTTCCGATGACTCGATGGCAGAAAGATACCGTAAACACCTGGGGCTGCCAATTGAAGCAGACATGGAAATATTTTTCAATACCGCCATATTGCACTGCAACACAACAACTTAGCCGCCTCTATCGCTCAGCAAATCGACGCCAGACAAGAACTTGTAAACAAACTAACGTTTGACAGCCATTGTCCTCGCGCAATATGCAAATTCGCTATTCATTGCTCTAACTCAGGGCATGCAAGACATTGACGCAAATATGCCCAGTCAAATGCTGGACCTGGATCAGTCTTGCGTAGTGGAGCTACACGGGCATGACTGGTGACACGCTGAGGGGTAATGTCCGGATAGCTCAGGAACAAGGTGTGGAGCACCTTGACCAGACACTGGTACTGAGCATCACTGTAGGCCGAAATTTCATCTCCCTCGAGTTCAATGCCAATGGAAAAGTCATTGAGCTCTCGGCGCCACCGGCGACCATCGAACCACCGCGAACGTCCTGCATGCCAGGCCCGGGCTTCAAAGGGGGCAAATTGAACGCATTCTCCATCACGCAGGATCAGAAGATGAGCAGATACCTGAAGTCCAGCAATGGTGGCGAAGTAAGGATGGGCCTCGCCATCAAGACGGTTGGTAAACAAGCGCTCTATGTCATCACCACCAAACTGGCCTGGCGGCAGGCTGATCGAGTGCAGCACTACTGCTGATACTTCTCCCTCGGGGCGCTGGTTTACATTGGGGGAAGGCACACAACGCACCCCTTCCAGCCAACCGTTAACGGATTTCATTGAATAACTCCTTGGAGAAAGGCGAATGCACCAGCAGATGCATGATGACAGCGACTTGCCCCGGCACGCCGGTGCCATCTCCTTCGTTTCCTTACTGGTTACAGCATGCGCGCCACAGACTTCAACATGAGAGAATTCCGGCCACCACTGTGCAGATGGAGCCGACACCCCAGCAGTGTGCAACATAGAGGCTCGCACAGGCATTTGTTAACCCCCTATAATGTCGCCTTCACGTCTTGCAGGACATAGCCCCATGCATTTTCAGGATGCCCTTGCCGAAGAAATTCGCAATAGTGCCGCCCGCATGCTCTCAGAGGATGTCGGCCCCATGGACATCACCGCTCAGTTGATTCCCGAGCAGAGCCAGGGCCGAGCCCGGGTCATCAGCCGCGAACCCGCCGTTCTGTGTGGTGTTGCCTGGGTCGATGAACTATTTCGACGCCTCGATCCACGGGTAGTTCTGACATGGCACGCAGCGGATGGCGATCGCATTCAAGCCAACCAGCCATTCCTTGAGCTGGAAGGCCCTTCACGCAGCCTGTTGAGTGGCGAGCGAGCGGCCTTGAACCTGCTGCAGACACTTTCTGCCACCGCAACACGCACGCGTCACTACGTCGACCTGCTGCAGGACACCGGCGTCAAGTTGCTGGACACTCGCAAGACCCTGCCCGGCATGCGTGTGGCCCAGAAGTATGCTGTTGCCTGCGGAGGCGGTACCAATCACCGCATTGGTCTGTTCGATGCCTTCCTGATCAAGGAAAACCATATCGCCGCTTGCGGTGGCATTGCTGCAGCGGTCCAGGAAGCACGCAACATCGCCAAGGAACTGACCGTGGAGGTCGAGGTAGAGAATTTTGACGAGCTGGACCAAGCGCTCGAAGCAGGCGCGGATGTCATCATGCTTGACAACTTCTCCCTGGATGAGATGCGGGAAGCCGTCAGGCGCACAGCCGGCCGCGCCACTTTGGAGGCCTCCGGCAATGTCGACGAAACCACCCTCAGGGCCATTGCCGAAACCGGTGTGAACTGCATCTCCAGTGGCGCCCTGACCAAGGATGTAAAGGCCATCGACCTTTCCATGCGCATGGTGGAAGAGTCCTGAGCAGGTAAGCGGACAGCAGTCGCAACACGCACCCTCTCCTTCAGTGCAGTTCAGCAGCGCGTCACTTCATGAGAGATTCTTGCTCATGTTGTGACGCGGCAGACGTTCTCCAGCACGTTCGACCCATTCCACGCCATGGCTGTCCCAGCCATGGCGCATCAGGTACTCAGCCAGTCCGAGGCTGGCGTCAATCGTCATGCGCACGGCCCCGCCTTCACGCAGGTTGCACTCGGCCAATGCCAACAGGGAACGACCTATACCCATCCCTGCCAACGATGGCCAGACATACAGCATCTCGACATTGGCCTTTTCCATATCCAGCTCGACAAAGCC carries:
- the adk gene encoding adenylate kinase, with the protein product MRLILLGAPGAGKGTQAKFICERYGIPQISTGDMLRAAVKEGSELGLQVKEIMTTGGLVSDDIIIALVKERIAQPDCAKGFLFDGFPRTIPQADAMKDGGVKIDHVLEIAVDDEEIVSRMAGRRCHPASGRVYHVEHNPPKEDGKDDVTGEALIQREDDQESTVRHRLSVYHEQTEPLVGYYKDWAAKDQANAPSYHRVEGVGSVEAITQQVLNALEG
- the tsaB gene encoding tRNA (adenosine(37)-N6)-threonylcarbamoyltransferase complex dimerization subunit type 1 TsaB; the encoded protein is MSLILAMDASSSACSAALLRRQNGDDEIISRFELTPREHTRKLMPMIDEVLAEAGVKASELDAVCYGRGPGSFTGLRIAAGVAQGLAYGLGRPLIGVSTLQALALGGFLRHQYRYLFTALDARMNEVYAAAWHIRENRPVALMEEAVLPPERLKFPKGHDDHDWVGLGSGWSLWDAMPAEVQAGLGLCLTDVDPAAADMAVLAADAFDAGDIQCPHDVQPVYLRDQVAWKKAR
- the plsB gene encoding glycerol-3-phosphate 1-O-acyltransferase PlsB, translating into MLDLIRTSLFHPLRSPLRHLLAAWTEVRLSEPAPQALGLDATLPTIYVLPRPALSDALLLEAFTRQHHLPPAKGRLELDNLSVPCCMALPAPRSRWWPGSKAAEAPFAELIERGIDVQLVPVSVFWGRAPGKNFGFWQLLAADSWQLTGRLRRALSVLVNGRDVEIQWGAPLRLTELSKNDAGTLDPARTHRKVARLLRVHFRRVKTRVLGPDLSHRRTLIQGVISSPAVHQAIAETHAAGNGSRRTDLSRLKRRAARYGNEIASSMTYPVLRFLAGILRRLWNRLYDGVEVTGLDKVKALAGDHTLIYVPCHRSHIDYLLLSYVLYRDGLMPPHIAAGRNLDMPLVGPLLRRGGAFFLRRSFRDNRLYGAVFTEYLHRLLARGYPMEYFIEGGRSRSGRMLPPRPGMLAMTLRSFLRSQQEHAQPMVFVPIYIGYERILENASYQRELGGGRKRKETPLALIRTLGRLREPYGRVSVNIGEPLDIATFLDDSHPGWRDIPPPSADDKADWFKQAIPTLGDTIIKRINAVAALNPVNLVGLALLATPHRALEVSTLRSQLDILKAMALLTPGSTLPEGSAAEWIEHVMQLDMIEQRRQTLGDIVTANAQQAALLGWYRNNVLHLFALPALVAFALSNDTSHDGGWYRLDDLETLLAPLWPILARELSVSTGNDLRAQIAGILNTLVELELVDESVAGYMPMDGLQERESLHLLGGMIQPSLERNTLLLEVLLEATPGTLKRDELCERARGLAERLAVLTGREAPEFFDARLFEGLVDSLVKEGWVWMAEERLMFDEHLRETTQRVAYLLDPALRQRLALIHHGGDAGNSADQTPVSD
- a CDS encoding class I SAM-dependent methyltransferase — protein: MRVALGEGLGELAQRFSIDPDPQAGLSLARDAEGRLVLGGDSKVYGNPLWVDFVAGRSAHRRRFGGGRGQLVARACGLAKGVTPSVVDATAGLGRDAFVLATLGAEVLMIERVAAIAALLEDGLMRAATDPEIAEIVARMQLRHGDSTQHLSALVEASGFAPQVIHLDPMFPHRDKSALVKKEMRLFRELAGTDDDAPRLLEAALDVATHRVVVKRPRKAPPIDGPEPRHQLEEKTSRYDIYVHQSLTGV
- a CDS encoding phospholipase D-like domain-containing protein → MRTRRERGVWQEGNDVTLLPEARRFMPALLEAVEGARESLLIELYLMESGVLANRVIDALVSASHRGVDVYLVLDGFGSMGLSAADRQRLTDNGVWLRDFNPLGWNLTRNISRDHRKLVVVDQRIAFTGGFGAVDAFLNSWFEVAIRIEGPVVADWVRLFLKVWESPLTRGGEQAPRITPRPSSPGSVSGVRGRVIWGQGYRFQAIRYSLLVRSSSAKRRLWLCTPYFAPTRSLRRRLRSAARRGGDVRLLLPGQSHDHPGIRYASQRFFTGLLRAGVRIYEYQPCFIHAKFVLADDWVSLGSCNFDHWSLHWNLEANQEIESVLLAAEVQQLFEQKFQVSQEITLEEWMRRPRWMRIRTMVFGILDGLLTRLR